The Montipora capricornis isolate CH-2021 chromosome 6, ASM3666992v2, whole genome shotgun sequence genome has a window encoding:
- the LOC138053788 gene encoding uncharacterized protein, which yields MVFRSPINSDIRARVFSLRHIEGLSVRKIADICNVSPSSVLRICREKLGKKKCPKTPSNRTTRGRPKTLSARQERQLLRCLVALRNEEGNFNAKQVLEKAGLSIADVSVRTVTRFLNKEGYFYLQARKKGLLRKDDLKKRLAFSGPNWWYTCENFWTEQVSFYLDGTSFAHKNNPLDQACAPKGRIWRKMSEGLKIGCTAKGRKEGTGGRVLKVMVAISYGKGVIICEPYEKMSGSYFEDFIGRNFNRMFDLADKGPGRIFVQDGDPCQNSAAAKRAMSRTQAELLKLPPRSPDLAPIENFFHYEKKPNCTVSQAKRSKNLKSESYVQ from the exons ATGGTATTTAGAAGTCCCATTAATAGTGATATTAGAGCTCGTGTCTTTTCCTTACGGCATATTGAAGGTCTCTCCGTTCGAAAAATAGCTGATATTTGTAACGTTTCACCAAGTAGTGTGTTAAGGATCTGTAGAGAAAAACTCGGAAAGAAGAAATGTCCGAAAACACCTTCTAATCGAACAACAAGAGGAAGGCCTAAAACATTAAGTGCTAGACAGGAGCGGCAGCTCCTCAGATGCTTAGTGGCTCTTCGCAACGAAGAAGGCAATTTCAACGCAAAGCAGGTCTTGGAAAAAGCAGGACTTTCTATCGCAGATGTTTCTGTCCGCACAGTGACAAGGTTTTTAAACAAAGAAGGTTATTTCTACTTACAAGCGCGGAAAAAGGGACTTCTACGAAAGGATGACCTTAAGAAGAGATTAGCATTT AGCGGCCCAAACTGGTGGTACACATGTGAAAACTTTTGGACCGAGCAGGTGTCTTTTTATTTGGATGGGACTTCGTTTGCTCACAAAAATAATCCCTTAGATCAAGCCTGTGCTCCTAAAGGAAGAATTTGGAGGAAGATGTCCGAGGGTCTTAAGATTGGATGTACAGCGAAAGGACGAAAAGAAGGAACGGGTGGACGAGTCTTGAAAGTTATGGTTGCTATCAGCTATGGAAAGGGAGTTATTATATGTGAACCCTATGAGAAAATGTCCGGGTCATATTTTGAAGATTTCATAGGCAGAAACTTTAATCGCATGTTTGATCTTGCAGACAAGGGACCGGGGCGTATTTTTGTTCAAGACGGTGATCCATGTCAAAATTCGGCGGCAGCAAAGAGAGCCATGAGTCGCACTCAGGCTGAGTTGTTGAAATTGCCCCCAAGAAGTCCGGATTTGGCTCCTattgaaaatttctttcactACGAGAAGAAGCCAAATTGCACCGTATCACAAGCGAAACGTTCCAAGAATTTAAAGAGCGAGTCATACGTACAATAG